CGGTGCGGGTAATTTATGGGCGGAAGCCAACGCGGCAGGATTAATGAGTGGCTTTTCCTGCTCAGCAATGGCGCCAAATCGTACCATTGGTATATTATCTATTGCATCGAAGCTTCACAGTAAGACCCAACACTTACGCATCCAGCTAGAGGTGAAACTGCATCTTCTGGCGGAACTGAGTTTGCGCGTGCTGGAGCATCTGAACGATAGTTCTATGGTGGTTTTATCTAATGATTTTAGTCAGCGTGAGTTGGAAATTCTGAAATGGACGGCAGAAGGGAAAACCTCTGCGGAAATTTCACTTATTTTAGCCATATCTGAACATACGGTGAATTTTCACCAAAAGAATATGCAAAAGCGTTTTAATGTTTCCAATAAAACGCAGATTGCTTGTTACGCCGCAGCGGTTGGCCTGATATAGCGAAAAGGCAACTACTAATTTTAGTAGTTCCTTCTGCCGTGTCAGTTGTCTACCCTGCGCGCAACGTTGCCAGGCTGGCTCAAAGAAATCATTGCATACATGAGGATGTCAGAGGCGCATGATGAAAGTAATTCAAACACAGCTTAAGGATATGCCGTCCTCACTGTTGGCAGAACTGGGAACGTATCGTTACAGCGTATTTGCGCGTGGCGAAGGGTGGTCAATTCCACCACGATTGAGTACCCCGGGGCAGGAGTATGACCGATTTGATCGCTCGGATGTCACATGGCTGATTGCCTGGAATGCGCGACAGGGTATTTGCGGTTGCGCGCGTTTATTACCCTGGCATGAACCTGAAGTGCCTGAAGGCTTTGTTCTGCCTTTTGATCAGGAAAAGGTCTGGGAGATGTCGCGCTTTTCGGCGCGCCTCGAAGTCGATGCGGAGCTGCCGCTGAGTATTTTGTGGCACTCGGTGCAGTTAGCCGAATTGAACGGCATGGAGTATTTGATCAGCTCGGCCACGCCGATGCTGGAGAAGATGTTTGAGCAGCACCAGGTGGTGTACGAGCCGCTGTCGCCAGGTCTGATCCAATCTGAAGATAATCTGTTCGCCATTCGCATCCCGGTTAATCAGCCGGCACTGGCGGAGAAGTATCGTGGTACGCGCCGCTTTAGTCCGGAAGAGGTATTGCCGTCGCTGGGCGTATCGGTGAACTGGCAATCACACAGCTAACTACCCCGCGCATCGCGCGCGGGGCATAGCGCTTATTGACGGTAAGCGGTTTTGATCTGACGAATAGTATTGTTAAATACTTCCGCCTGCGGCTTATCGCCTAACGAAGCTTGCACATAACGCTCCATGTTGATGATCACCTTACCGGCATCGGCTTGACCCATCCCTTTCAGAATCAGCGTCACCATCATTTTCAGACAGGCTACTTCGTCTGCCAGCGCCTGCGTGTCTCGTGAAGTTGCAAAATCCTCATCACTCATCATTGACTCCTTGGTGGTGTTACTCAGTGTTGACACATTCTTCCTGTGCGTAAAAAAGAGAGTATATCATATGGTTGTCAGCCGAATTTTAATCAAGCCGAAGCGGTGAACGGAGATTGCTTTTTAATTGTTCATTGCGCTATTTATCTGCAAACAGAAAAGACGTTTACGCGTTATTTATGCGGCAAATCGGCTAAACGAATGAAAATGAGCTATAAATTATAACTTAATGATATTAGTCACAATTTCACATTTGGGTTTTCGCATGTTATTGCCATTTGTTAAAAAAACAGGATCAAAGCAATCTAATTGATTTGTATCATTTCATTTGAGATTTATCTGTGGCGATAGATGTTTTTTCCACCTGAAAACGGGTAAGATAACGGCTCTGTAATATATTTCCCTTTCTTAACCTGCGGAGTACGTCCCGTTGATCAGCCTGCTTCTTGTTGATGACCATGAACTGGTACGCGCCGGTATTCGCCGTATTCTGGAAGATATGAAAGGACTTGTGATTGCCGGTGAAGTGGCCTGCGGTGAAGACGCGGTAAAATGGTGCCGTAACCATCCCGTCGACGTGGTGCTGATGGATATGAACATGCCGGGTATCGGTGGTCTGGAAGCGACGCGTAAAATCGTCCGTTTTAATCCCGATATCCGCATCATCATGCTCACCATCCATACTGAAAATCCACTGCCTGCCAAAGTGATGCAGGCGGGAGCCGCCGGTTATCTCAGCAAAGGTGCCGCGCCGCAGGAGGTGGTAAGCGCCATCCGCTCGGTACACTCAGGTCAGCGCTACATTGCTTCGGATATCGCCCAGCAAATGGCGCTAAGCCAGATCGAGCCGCAAAAAGCCGAATCACCGTTCAGCTGTTTGTCGGAAAGGGAATTGCAGATTATGCTGATGATCACGCGCGGGCAGAAAGTGACGGAAATATCCGAACAACTTAGTCTCAGCCCGAAAACCGTTAACAGCTACCGTTATCGCATGTTCAGTAAGCTGAATATCAGTGGCGACGTAGAGTTAACGCATTTAGCCATTCGACATGGTCTATTCAATGCGGAGCCGTTAATCAGTAGTGAGTGACGTTTTCAATTCCAAAGCCTTTCTCAGCACCGTGACCAGTCAACCCGGCGTCTACCGCATGTACGATGCGACCGGCACGGTGATCTATGTTGGTAAAGCCAAAGACCTCAAAAAGCGCCTGACCAGCTACTTCCGTACGCAGGTGGGCAGTCGCAAAACTGAAGTGCTGGTAAGCAACATCCACAACATTGACGTCACTGTGACGCACACCGAAACAGAAGCGCTGCTGCTGGAGCATAACTACATCAAGCTCTACCAGCCGCGCTATAACGTGCTGCTGCGCGATGACAAATCGTATCCCTATATTTTTCTTAGCGGCGATAGTCACCCGCGTCTGGCGATGCATCGCGGGGCGAAGCATGCCAAAGGCGAGTACTTTGGGCCGTTCCCCAATGGCTACGCGGTGCGTGAAACGCTGGCGTTGCTGCAGAAGGTGTTTCCAATACGGCAGTGCGAGAATAGCGTTTACCGCAACCGTTCGCGTCCATGTTTGCAGTATCAGATTGGCCGCTGCCTTGGCCCTTGCGTCGCGGGTTTGGTGAGCGAAGAAGAGTATGCGCAGCAAACTGAATACGTGCGGCTGTTTCTCGCTGGCAAAGATGATCAGGTGATCAATCAGCTGGTTAACCGCATGGAAAATGCCAGTCAGGAACTGCGATTTGAAGAGGCGGGAATTTTACGCGATCAAATCCAGGCCGTGCGACGCGTCACCGAGCGACAGTTTGTCTCCAATCAGGGCGACGACCTCGATGTCATGGGTGTGGCGTTTGATGCCGGAATGGCCTGTTTGCACGTGCTGTTTATTCGTCAGGGCAAAGTGCTGGGGAGCCGAAGCTATTTCCCTAAAGTGCCAGCCGATACCGAACTGACCGAAGTGGTGCAAACTTTTGTTGGGCAATTTTATCTGCAGGGGAGTGAAGCGCGCACCTTGCCGGCGGAAATCTTGCTGGACTTTACTCTGCCAGAACGTGAGCTACTGGCCGAATCGCTCAGCGTCCTGGCGGGACGCAAGGTGAACATTCAAAGTAAGCCGCGTGGTGACCGTGCGCGCTATCTGAAACTGGCGCGCACTAACGCGGCAACCGCGCTGACCACCAAGCTTTCGCAGCACTCGACTATCCAGCAGCGTCTGGCGGCGCTGGCGACGTTCCTTGAGCTCGACACCATCAACCGCATGGAGTGCTTCGATATTAGCCATACCATGGGCGAGCAGACGATTGCGTCGTGCGTGGTGTTTAATCGGGATGGTCCGCTGCGTTCCGATTATCGTCGCTACAACATAGAAGGCATCACGCCTGGCGATGATTATGCTGCGATGAATCAGGTGTTGCGTCGTCGTTACGGTAAAGCGCTGGAAGAGGATAAAATCCCCGACGTCATCATCATCGACGGCGGTAAAGGTCAGTTGGCCCAGGCGAAACAGGTTTTTGCTGAGTTAAATGTTCCCTGGGATAAAGATCGCCCAATTTTACTCGGTGTTGCTAAAGGCAGCGATCGTAAAGCCGGGCTGGAAACGCTGTTCTTTGAAGCGGAAGGCGAGGGCGTTTCCTTGCCGCCTGACTCGCCTGCGCTGCATGTCATTCAGCATATTCGTGACGACTCTCACAATCATGCGATTTCAGGTCATCGGAAAAAACGCGCCAAAGTGAAGAACACCAGTGCGCTGGAAAGTATCGAAGGCGTAGGACCAAAACGCCGCCAGCAGTTGCTTAAGTACATGGGCGGCCTGCAACCGTTGATGAATGCCAGCGTGGATGAAATCGCCAAAGTGCCGGGGATTTCTACCGCCCTGGCGGAAAAAATATACTACTCACTGAAACACTAACGTTGAAACAGGGTGGGCAATGTAGGAACATACGTGAAATCCTACTCACACCAGACAGTTACTGGCATATGCAATTTAACATTCCGACGTGTCTTACCCTGTTTCGAGTCGTACTTATTCCCTTCTTTGTCCTGGCGTTCTATTTGCCATTTCAATGGGCTCCCTTTGCCACTGCACTGATCTTTGTGATCGCTGCGGTAACTGACTGGTTTGATGGTTTTTTGGCGCGTCGCTGGAAGCAAACGACGCGTTTTGGCGCGTTCCTCGATCCGGTTGCGGATAAAGTGCTGGTGGCCATTGCGCTGGTGCTGGTCGCTGAGCATTTTCATGCGTGGTGGATTACGCTGCCCGCAGCAACCATGATTG
The sequence above is drawn from the Pantoea nemavictus genome and encodes:
- the uvrC gene encoding excinuclease ABC subunit UvrC — its product is MSDVFNSKAFLSTVTSQPGVYRMYDATGTVIYVGKAKDLKKRLTSYFRTQVGSRKTEVLVSNIHNIDVTVTHTETEALLLEHNYIKLYQPRYNVLLRDDKSYPYIFLSGDSHPRLAMHRGAKHAKGEYFGPFPNGYAVRETLALLQKVFPIRQCENSVYRNRSRPCLQYQIGRCLGPCVAGLVSEEEYAQQTEYVRLFLAGKDDQVINQLVNRMENASQELRFEEAGILRDQIQAVRRVTERQFVSNQGDDLDVMGVAFDAGMACLHVLFIRQGKVLGSRSYFPKVPADTELTEVVQTFVGQFYLQGSEARTLPAEILLDFTLPERELLAESLSVLAGRKVNIQSKPRGDRARYLKLARTNAATALTTKLSQHSTIQQRLAALATFLELDTINRMECFDISHTMGEQTIASCVVFNRDGPLRSDYRRYNIEGITPGDDYAAMNQVLRRRYGKALEEDKIPDVIIIDGGKGQLAQAKQVFAELNVPWDKDRPILLGVAKGSDRKAGLETLFFEAEGEGVSLPPDSPALHVIQHIRDDSHNHAISGHRKKRAKVKNTSALESIEGVGPKRRQQLLKYMGGLQPLMNASVDEIAKVPGISTALAEKIYYSLKH
- the sdiA gene encoding transcriptional regulator SdiA codes for the protein MTTDNYFVWRGEMENEFLALKEVMQLKSLLQKQIEALGFDYFAFLVQHPVPFTRPRLFLFSSYPESWVKRYESENYYAVDPVLLLCQRPGRGVEWTRDLFTGAGNLWAEANAAGLMSGFSCSAMAPNRTIGILSIASKLHSKTQHLRIQLEVKLHLLAELSLRVLEHLNDSSMVVLSNDFSQRELEILKWTAEGKTSAEISLILAISEHTVNFHQKNMQKRFNVSNKTQIACYAAAVGLI
- a CDS encoding acyl-homoserine-lactone synthase; its protein translation is MKVIQTQLKDMPSSLLAELGTYRYSVFARGEGWSIPPRLSTPGQEYDRFDRSDVTWLIAWNARQGICGCARLLPWHEPEVPEGFVLPFDQEKVWEMSRFSARLEVDAELPLSILWHSVQLAELNGMEYLISSATPMLEKMFEQHQVVYEPLSPGLIQSEDNLFAIRIPVNQPALAEKYRGTRRFSPEEVLPSLGVSVNWQSHS
- a CDS encoding DUF2594 family protein is translated as MSDEDFATSRDTQALADEVACLKMMVTLILKGMGQADAGKVIINMERYVQASLGDKPQAEVFNNTIRQIKTAYRQ
- the uvrY gene encoding UvrY/SirA/GacA family response regulator transcription factor, producing the protein MISLLLVDDHELVRAGIRRILEDMKGLVIAGEVACGEDAVKWCRNHPVDVVLMDMNMPGIGGLEATRKIVRFNPDIRIIMLTIHTENPLPAKVMQAGAAGYLSKGAAPQEVVSAIRSVHSGQRYIASDIAQQMALSQIEPQKAESPFSCLSERELQIMLMITRGQKVTEISEQLSLSPKTVNSYRYRMFSKLNISGDVELTHLAIRHGLFNAEPLISSE
- the pgsA gene encoding CDP-diacylglycerol--glycerol-3-phosphate 3-phosphatidyltransferase yields the protein MQFNIPTCLTLFRVVLIPFFVLAFYLPFQWAPFATALIFVIAAVTDWFDGFLARRWKQTTRFGAFLDPVADKVLVAIALVLVAEHFHAWWITLPAATMIAREIIISALREWMAEIGKRSSVAVSWIGKVKTTAQMFSLFALLWRPEATVVGVGVIALYIAAVLTFWSMFQYLSAARGDLLDS